In the Thermodesulfovibrio yellowstonii DSM 11347 genome, one interval contains:
- the murG gene encoding undecaprenyldiphospho-muramoylpentapeptide beta-N-acetylglucosaminyltransferase yields the protein MRVIIAGGGTGGHLFPGIALAESLIGKYPEAQIIFVGTPKGLEAKVIPKTGYELSFISIQGFVGKSFSEKAKSLKSLLKSMFESKNIINSFAPDIVFGVGGYASFPVVLAAFLKKIPTIILEQNTVPGLANKLLGKIASAVAITYPETIEYFSREKTYLTGTPIRKKILEGNKEKAKKLFDIEEGRITILILGGSLGARKINKAMTEGLSYLLPLKNRIQIIHQTGEADYNWVYNEYRNLSFRATVLPFIYDMVEAYSVADLVISRAGASTVAELTAIGKASILIPYPYAAYNHQEMNARRLLSRGACELILDRELNGEVLAKKINKILNKPEIMKEMEMASLAFGKPYAGEKIIEIAESLLRRKR from the coding sequence ATGAGAGTTATTATTGCAGGTGGAGGAACAGGGGGACATCTTTTCCCTGGCATTGCTCTTGCAGAGAGTTTGATAGGTAAATATCCAGAGGCTCAAATTATCTTTGTGGGAACTCCAAAAGGACTGGAGGCAAAGGTAATACCTAAAACAGGCTATGAGTTAAGTTTTATTTCAATTCAGGGATTTGTTGGAAAGTCTTTTAGTGAAAAGGCAAAATCGCTGAAGAGTCTTTTAAAATCCATGTTTGAATCAAAAAATATTATAAATTCATTTGCTCCAGATATTGTTTTCGGAGTTGGAGGATATGCATCGTTTCCAGTTGTTTTAGCAGCTTTTTTGAAAAAAATTCCTACGATTATTCTTGAACAAAATACTGTTCCAGGGCTTGCGAATAAATTACTTGGCAAAATTGCTTCTGCTGTTGCGATAACATATCCAGAGACAATAGAGTATTTCTCAAGGGAGAAGACATATTTAACAGGAACTCCAATTAGAAAGAAAATTTTAGAAGGAAATAAGGAAAAGGCAAAAAAACTTTTTGATATTGAAGAAGGAAGAATTACAATACTGATTTTGGGAGGTAGTCTTGGAGCAAGAAAGATAAACAAGGCTATGACAGAAGGACTTTCATATTTGCTTCCTTTAAAAAACAGGATACAGATAATTCATCAAACAGGTGAGGCTGACTATAACTGGGTTTACAATGAGTATAGAAACTTATCATTTAGAGCAACTGTATTGCCATTTATATATGATATGGTAGAAGCTTACTCAGTAGCAGATTTAGTTATTTCAAGGGCGGGTGCATCCACTGTTGCAGAGCTCACAGCTATTGGTAAGGCATCAATTCTTATTCCATATCCATATGCTGCATATAATCATCAGGAAATGAATGCAAGAAGACTTCTTAGCAGAGGTGCATGTGAACTTATTCTTGACAGGGAGTTAAATGGGGAGGTTCTTGCAAAAAAGATTAATAAAATTTTAAATAAACCAGAAATTATGAAAGAGATGGAAATGGCATCACTTGCTTTTGGAAAACCTTATGCAGGAGAGAAAATTATAGAAATTGCAGAAAGTTTGCTCAGGAGGAAAAGATAA